A genomic region of Parambassis ranga chromosome 7, fParRan2.1, whole genome shotgun sequence contains the following coding sequences:
- the kif1b gene encoding kinesin-like protein KIF1B isoform X9 — translation MSGASVKVAVRVRPFNSREMSKESKCIIQMQGNTTTILNPKAPKEPAKTFSFDYSYWSHTTPEDPCFASQNRVYNDIGKEMLEHAFEGYNVCIFAYGQTGAGKSYTMMGKQEEGQEGIIPMLCEDLFEKINEDSNKEELSYSVEVSYMEIYCERVRDLLNPKNKGNLRVREHPLLGPYVEDLSKLAVTSYTDIADLMDAGNKARTVAATNMNETSSRSHAVFTIVFTQKKHDSETDLSTEKVSKISLVDLAGSERADSTGAKGTRLKEGANINKSLTTLGKVISALAEVSKKKKKSDFIPYRDSVLTWLLRENLGGNSRTAMVAALSPADINYDETLSTLRYADRAKNIKCNAVINEDPNNKLVRDLKDEVARLKELLRAQGLGDILDIDPMGDDYPGSGIKSPIGSLTASPSSGSLCSQGGLQSVTSIQERIMSTPGGEEAIERLKESEKIIAELNETWEEKLRKTEAIRMEREALLAEMGVAIREDGGTLGVFSPKKTPHLVNLNEDPLMSECLLYYIKDGITRVGQADAERRQDIVLSGAHIREEHCIFRSERNANGDVIVLLVPCEGSETYVNGKRVEDAIQLRSGNRIIMGKNHVFRFNHPEQARAEREKTPSAETPVEPVDWTFAQRELLEKQGIDMKQEMEKRLTEMEILYKKEKEEADQLLEQQRLDGDSDSGDDSDKRSCEESWRLITSLREKLPPSKLQTIVKKCGLPSSGKRREPVKMYQIPQRRRITKDSKWVTISDLKIQAVKEICYEVALNDFRHTRQEIEALAIVKMKELCASYTKKDPNERDSWRAVARDVWDTVGVGDERIEDVITNGARPGGAVMDELKVHIDKLEDILQEVKKQNNMKDEEIRALRNKMVKMEKVLPLITPEGQEKSPSVSASTCASKNPSPWEGKPPVPEKPDEEDVDSQTDQNTGDDSTLKRGHMRWMRQEQLRLKNLQQQEISKQLRRHTGPHRFIPPEDRKLRFPFKSNPKHRNSWSPGTHIIITDEQVIELKVPKEAVEEEEEESQPPEGEQSREKMAASVVQITPALPSPTFQRKSKDFEQGSNQGHRHNYRNNQHQQPQERIRSNSFNHRQRPSGSMESLQQSENNRRHAQAFYQPRHHQTQPTHPQPHHHQQQPCHYNGMMYADSSYNGYQQYHHNDHFNHPINFQAPPRMRRQLSAPNLKASRETTV, via the exons CTATCTTAAACCCCAAAGCCCCAAAGGAACCAGCAAAGACCTTCAGTTTTGATTATTCCTACTGGTCACACACCACG CCTGAAGACCCCTGCTTTGCATCACAGAATCGTGTGTACAATGACATCGGCAAGGAAATGCTGGAGCACGCTTTTGAGGGCTATAACGTCTGCATCTTTGCTTACGGCCAGACAGGAGCTGGCAAATCCTACACTATGATGGGCAAGCAGGAGGAGGGACAGGAAGGAATCATTCCCATG CTATGTGAAGATCTGTTTGAAAAAATCAATGAGGACAGCAACAAAGAGGAGCTCTCCTATTCAGTAGAA GTGAGTTACATGGAGATATACTGTGAGCGGGTGCGAGATTTGCTCAATCCCAAGAACAAAGGGAACCTTCGAGTTCGAGAACACCCGCTGCTTGGTCCCTATGTGGAGGACCTGTCCAAGCTTGCCGTCACCTCCTACACAGACATCGCTGACCTGATGGATGCAGGAAACAAAGCCAG AACTGTGGCTGCCACCAACATGAACGAGACCAGCAGCAGATCCCATGCTGTTTTCACCATTGTCTTCACACAGAAGAAACACGACAGTGAGACGGATCTCTCCACAGAAAAG GTCAGTAAAATTAGTCTGGTAGATCTGGCAGGAAGTGAACGGGCAGATTCCACTGGTGCTAAAGGAACTAGGCTAAAG GAGGGAGCAAATATCAACAAATCTCTCACCACGTTAGGAAAAGTTATCTCTGCCTTGGCTGAAGTG agcaagaagaaaaagaagagtgaCTTCATCCCATATAGAGACTCTGTACTAACGTGGCTGCTGAGAGAAAACCTTG GTGGAAACTCGAGAACAGCTATGGTAGCAGCCCTCAGTCCTGCAGATATCAACTATGATGAAACCCTCAGCACACTACG ctaTGCTGACCGAGCCAAGAACATCAAATGTAATGCTGTCATCAACGAGGATCCCAACAACAAGTTGGTGCGTGATCTTAAGGATGAAGTGGCTCGACTAAAAGAACTGCTGCGTGCCCAGGGCCTGGGAGACATCCTGGACA TTGATCCTATGGGGGATGATTACCCAGGAAGTGGAAtcaaat CCCCTATTGGTTCCTTGAcagcctctccatcctctgGCTCACTGTGCAGCCAGGGGGGCCTGCAGTCAGTCACCAGCATCCAGGAGCGCATCATGTCCACGCCTGGAGGAGAAGAGGCCATTGAGAGACTCAAG GAATCAGAAAAGATCATTGCTGAGCTCAATGAAACCTGGGAAGAAAAACTGCGGAAGACTGAAGCAATCCGTATGGAGAG AGAGGCTTTGCTTGCAGAAATGGGTGTGGCAATCCGTGAAGATGGAGGCACTTTGGGTGTATTCTCTCCTAAAAAG ACTCCACACTTGGTTAACCTGAATGAGGATCCTCTCATGTCGGAGTGTCTGCTCTATTACATCAAAGATGGAATTACAAG GGTGGGTCAGGCAGATGCTGAAAGACGGCAGGATATCGTTTTAAGTGGGGCTCATATCAGAGAAGAACACTGCATCTTCCGCAGTGAAAGGAATGCTAACGGAGATG TCATTGTCTTGCTGGTGCCATGCGAGGGATCAGAGACCTACGTCAACGGGAAGCGCGTTGAGGATGCGATCCAGCTTCGATCAG GCAACCGTATCATTATGGGCAAAAATCACGTTTTCCGGTTCAACCACCCAGAGCAGGCCAGAGCCGAAAGGGAGAAGACCCCCTCCGCTGAAACCCCTGTGGAGCCGGTGGATTGGACATTTGCTCAGAGAGAGCTCCTGGAAAAACAGGGCATTGACATGAAACAGGAAATGGAGAAAAG GCTCACAGAGATGGAAATCCTGTACAAAAAGGAGAAGGAAGAAGCAGACCAACTTCTGGAACAACAGCGTTTG GATGGAGACTCTGATAGTGGGGATGACTCAGATAAGAGGTCTTGTGAGGAGAGCTGGAGACTGATCACTTCCCTGAGGGAAAAGCTACCTCCTAGCAAGCTGCAAACCATAGTGAAAAAGTGTGGTTTACCCAGCAGTGGGAAAAGAAGAGAGCCTGTTAAAATGTACCAGATCCCTCAGCGACGCCGCATTACTAAGGACTCCAAGTGGGTGACCATCTCTGACTTGAAGATACAGGCGGTCAAGGAAATCTGTTACGAAGTAGCGCTCAATGATTTCCGCCACACGCGGCAGGAAATTGAGGCACTGGCTATTGTAAAGATGAAGGAGCTTTGTGCTAGCTACACCAAGAAAGACCCCAACGAGCGGGACTCGTGGAGGGCAGTGGCTCGGGATGTTTGGGACACTGTTGGAGTTGGTGATGAGCGTATTGAGGATGTAATAACCAATGGAGCTCGACCAGGAGGGGCTGTTATGGATGAACTCAAAGTTCACATTGATAAACTTGAGGACATTTTGCAGGAGGTTAAGAAACAGAATAACATGAAAGATGAGGAAATCCGTGCTCTCAGGAACAAAATGGTCAAAATGGAAAAGGTCCTTCCTTTAATCACCCCAGAAGGCCAAGAGAAATCTCCTAGTGTCAGTGCCTCTACATGTGCAAGCAAAAACCCAAGCCCATGGGAAGGGAAACCTCCTGTGCCTGAAAAGCCTGACGAAGAGGATGTGGATTCACAAACAGATCAAAATACAGGAGATGACTCGACCCTAAAGCGAGGCCACATGCGCTGGATGCGTCAAGAGCAGTTACGCCTCAAGAATCTTCAGCAGCAAGAGATTTCCAAGCAGCTGCGTCGACATACTGGTCCACATCGCTTTATACCCCCAGAAGACCGCAAACTACGCTTCCCCTTCAAAAGTAACCCCAAGCATCGCAACTCATGGAGCCCTGGTACTCACATCATAATTACAGATGAGCAGGTTATAGAGCTAAAGGTCCCCAAAGAAGCtgtagaggaagaagaggaagaaagccAGCCTCCAGAAGGAGAACAGTCTAGAGAGAAGATGGCTGCTTCAGTTGTCCAAATCACTCCTGCATTACCAAGTCCAACCTTTCAACGCAAAAGCAAAGACTTTGAACAAGGTTCAAACCAGGGTCACAGACATAACTATAGAAACAACCAACACCAGCAGCCCCAGGAACGCATCCGCAGCAACTCCTTTAATCACCGCCAGCGCCCCTCTGGCTCCATGGAgtctctgcagcagtctgagAACAACAGGAGGCACGCACAGGCTTTCTACCAGCCCCGCCACCATCAGACCCAGCCCACACATCCCCAGCCTCACCATCATCAACAGCAGCCTTGCCACTATAATGGCATGATGTATGCAGATAGCAGCTACAATGGCTACCAGCAGTACCATCACAATGACCACTTTAACCATCCAATCAATTTTCAGGCACCTCCCCGAATGCGAAGGCAACTGTCTGCTCCTAATCTAAAAGCCAGCAGAGAGACGACAGTTTGA
- the kif1b gene encoding kinesin-like protein KIF1B isoform X2 has product MSGASVKVAVRVRPFNSREMSKESKCIIQMQGNTTTILNPKAPKEPAKTFSFDYSYWSHTTPEDPCFASQNRVYNDIGKEMLEHAFEGYNVCIFAYGQTGAGKSYTMMGKQEEGQEGIIPMLCEDLFEKINEDSNKEELSYSVEVSYMEIYCERVRDLLNPKNKGNLRVREHPLLGPYVEDLSKLAVTSYTDIADLMDAGNKARTVAATNMNETSSRSHAVFTIVFTQKKHDSETDLSTEKVSKISLVDLAGSERADSTGAKGTRLKEGANINKSLTTLGKVISALAEVSKKKKKSDFIPYRDSVLTWLLRENLGGNSRTAMVAALSPADINYDETLSTLRYADRAKNIKCNAVINEDPNNKLVRDLKDEVARLKELLRAQGLGDILDIDPMGDDYPGSGIKYLKDIQNNKHRYLIASENQRPGHFSTAPIGSLTASPSSGSLCSQGGLQSVTSIQERIMSTPGGEEAIERLKESEKIIAELNETWEEKLRKTEAIRMEREALLAEMGVAIREDGGTLGVFSPKKTPHLVNLNEDPLMSECLLYYIKDGITRVGQADAERRQDIVLSGAHIREEHCIFRSERNANGDVIVLLVPCEGSETYVNGKRVEDAIQLRSGNRIIMGKNHVFRFNHPEQARAEREKTPSAETPVEPVDWTFAQRELLEKQGIDMKQEMEKRLTEMEILYKKEKEEADQLLEQQRLVYESKLQELQKQVETRSLVAETPDEEELEEEEEEEVPWTQHEFELAQWAFRKWRYHQFTSLRDQLWGNAVYLKEANAISVELKKKVQFQFVLLTDTLYSPLPPELLFLEPEKERDVRPFPRTVVAVEVQDLKNGATHYWSLEKLKQRLDKMREMYDRAGELASNNQEDVEGTLTGNDPFYDRFHWFKLVGSSPIFHGCVNEHLAERTPSPTFSTTDSEITELADERQSEMSDLIDDEAFVDDTSSDAGTEEGSDIFSDGQDPFYDRSPWFILVGRAFVYLSNLLYPVPLVHRVAIVTEKGEVRGFLRVGVQAIAADEEAPDYGSGVRQSGTAKISFDDEYFKKSDFPSTVMTRSGMSLEELRIVEGQGQSSEVITPSEELNRINDMDLKLGNIAETKLSHGDGLAGQLEVGSIFTFRVTVLQASGIPPEYADIFCQFNFLHRHDEAFSTEPLKNAGKGAPLGFYHVQNISVEVTESFIEYIKTKPIVFEVFGHYQQHPLHLHGQDLISPPTPSKKYYPIPMPLSKPVPATKLNTITKSNLGQCVSKYDLLVWFEISELEPTGEYIPAVVDHSGGLPCHGTYLLHQGIQRRITVTLIHEKGSELHWKDVRELVVGRIRSKAEVDDSAADAVLSLNIISAKNIKSSHNTNRTFYRFEAVWDSSLHNSLLLNRVTPYGEKIYMTLSAYLELDHCIQPAIITKDICMVFYSRDAKISPPRSLRNLFGSGYSKTPDCNRVTGIYELSLCKMSDTGSPGMQRRRRKVLDTSVAYVRGEENLAGWRPRGDSLILEHQWELDKMEQLHEVEKTRHLLLLREKLGEAPLMGTAPTTKSLSESLSPSMSSGTLSTSTSISSQISSTTFESAITPSESSGYDSADIESLVDREKELATKCLRLLTHTYNSEYNQVVNSISDCKLSDISPMGRDPSVTSFSSATLTPSSTCPSLSDSRCGSMDQKTPENSSRASSPSCSDYENFPMVPTLETSYLARAGKNEFLNLVPDIEEMRPGSVVSKKGFLSFMEPRSNSWVKHFVVVRRPYVFIYNSDKDPVERGVLNLSTAQVEYSEDQQAMLKTPNTFAVCTKHRGILLQANNEKDMNDWLYAFNPLLAGTIRSKLARRRSGLMKN; this is encoded by the exons CTATCTTAAACCCCAAAGCCCCAAAGGAACCAGCAAAGACCTTCAGTTTTGATTATTCCTACTGGTCACACACCACG CCTGAAGACCCCTGCTTTGCATCACAGAATCGTGTGTACAATGACATCGGCAAGGAAATGCTGGAGCACGCTTTTGAGGGCTATAACGTCTGCATCTTTGCTTACGGCCAGACAGGAGCTGGCAAATCCTACACTATGATGGGCAAGCAGGAGGAGGGACAGGAAGGAATCATTCCCATG CTATGTGAAGATCTGTTTGAAAAAATCAATGAGGACAGCAACAAAGAGGAGCTCTCCTATTCAGTAGAA GTGAGTTACATGGAGATATACTGTGAGCGGGTGCGAGATTTGCTCAATCCCAAGAACAAAGGGAACCTTCGAGTTCGAGAACACCCGCTGCTTGGTCCCTATGTGGAGGACCTGTCCAAGCTTGCCGTCACCTCCTACACAGACATCGCTGACCTGATGGATGCAGGAAACAAAGCCAG AACTGTGGCTGCCACCAACATGAACGAGACCAGCAGCAGATCCCATGCTGTTTTCACCATTGTCTTCACACAGAAGAAACACGACAGTGAGACGGATCTCTCCACAGAAAAG GTCAGTAAAATTAGTCTGGTAGATCTGGCAGGAAGTGAACGGGCAGATTCCACTGGTGCTAAAGGAACTAGGCTAAAG GAGGGAGCAAATATCAACAAATCTCTCACCACGTTAGGAAAAGTTATCTCTGCCTTGGCTGAAGTG agcaagaagaaaaagaagagtgaCTTCATCCCATATAGAGACTCTGTACTAACGTGGCTGCTGAGAGAAAACCTTG GTGGAAACTCGAGAACAGCTATGGTAGCAGCCCTCAGTCCTGCAGATATCAACTATGATGAAACCCTCAGCACACTACG ctaTGCTGACCGAGCCAAGAACATCAAATGTAATGCTGTCATCAACGAGGATCCCAACAACAAGTTGGTGCGTGATCTTAAGGATGAAGTGGCTCGACTAAAAGAACTGCTGCGTGCCCAGGGCCTGGGAGACATCCTGGACA TTGATCCTATGGGGGATGATTACCCAGGAAGTGGAAtcaaat ACCTCAAAGACATTCAGAACAATAAGCATAGATACTTGATAGCCTCAGAGAACCAACGCCCTGGCCATTTCTCCACAGCCCCTATTGGTTCCTTGAcagcctctccatcctctgGCTCACTGTGCAGCCAGGGGGGCCTGCAGTCAGTCACCAGCATCCAGGAGCGCATCATGTCCACGCCTGGAGGAGAAGAGGCCATTGAGAGACTCAAG GAATCAGAAAAGATCATTGCTGAGCTCAATGAAACCTGGGAAGAAAAACTGCGGAAGACTGAAGCAATCCGTATGGAGAG AGAGGCTTTGCTTGCAGAAATGGGTGTGGCAATCCGTGAAGATGGAGGCACTTTGGGTGTATTCTCTCCTAAAAAG ACTCCACACTTGGTTAACCTGAATGAGGATCCTCTCATGTCGGAGTGTCTGCTCTATTACATCAAAGATGGAATTACAAG GGTGGGTCAGGCAGATGCTGAAAGACGGCAGGATATCGTTTTAAGTGGGGCTCATATCAGAGAAGAACACTGCATCTTCCGCAGTGAAAGGAATGCTAACGGAGATG TCATTGTCTTGCTGGTGCCATGCGAGGGATCAGAGACCTACGTCAACGGGAAGCGCGTTGAGGATGCGATCCAGCTTCGATCAG GCAACCGTATCATTATGGGCAAAAATCACGTTTTCCGGTTCAACCACCCAGAGCAGGCCAGAGCCGAAAGGGAGAAGACCCCCTCCGCTGAAACCCCTGTGGAGCCGGTGGATTGGACATTTGCTCAGAGAGAGCTCCTGGAAAAACAGGGCATTGACATGAAACAGGAAATGGAGAAAAG GCTCACAGAGATGGAAATCCTGTACAAAAAGGAGAAGGAAGAAGCAGACCAACTTCTGGAACAACAGCGTTTG GTTTATGAGAGCAAATTGCAGGAACTCCAGAAACAGGTGGAGACTCGTTCTCTGGTAGCTGAGACCCCTGATGAAGAAGagttggaggaagaagaggaagaagaag TGCCATGGACTCAGCATGAGTTTGAGCTGGCTCAGTGGGCCTTCAGGAAGTGGAGGTACCATCAGTTCACCTCCCTCCGTGACCAGCTGTGGGGGAATGCTGTCTACCTGAAGGAAGCTAATGCTATCAGTGTGGAGCTGAAGAAAAAA GTTCAGTTCCAGTTTGTCCTGCTGACAGACACTCTGTACTCACCCCTGCCCCCTGAGCTCCTGTTTCTGGAGCCAGAGAAAGAGCGTGATGTCAGGCCTTTCCCTCGCACCGTGGTGGCTGTGGAGGTTCAGGACCTGAAGAATGGAGCTACACACTACTGGTCCCTTGAAAAACTCAA GCAGAGGTTGGACAAGATGAGAGAGATGTACGACCGAGCTGGAGAATTGGCCTCCAACAACCAGGAGGATGTTGAGGGCACTCTGACGGGAAATGACCCTTTCTATGATCGTTTCCACTGGTTTAAGCTTGTGGGCAG CTCCCCCATCTTCCACGGCTGTGTTAATGAGCACCTGGCCGAACGCACACCATCACCTACCTTCTCTACTACGGACTCTGAGATCACTGAGCTGGCAGACGAGCGCCAGAGCGAGATGTCTGACCTAATCGACGATGAAGCATTTGTGGACGACACCAGCTCAGACGCTGGCACTGAGGAGGGTTCGGACATCTTCAGTGATGGCCAGGACCCCTTCTATGACCGCTCCCCCTGGTTCATCCTGGTGGGAAG AGCTTTTGTGTACCTGAGCAACCTGCTGTACCCTGTGCCACTGGTTCACCGTGTTGCTATAGTAACAGAGAAGGGTGAGGTGCGCGGCTTCCTGCGTGTGGGGGTCCAGGCTATAGCTG CTGATGAGGAGGCTCCAGACTACGGGTCAGGAGTTAGACAGTCAGGAACTGCCAAGATCTCGTTTGATGATGAGTACTTCAAAAAG AGTGACTTCCCTTCCACAGTTATGACCCGCTCTGGCATGTCCCTGGAAGAGCTGCGCATAGTGGAGGGTCAGGGTCAGAGTTCAGAGGTCATCACACCCTCAGAGGAGCTCAACAGAATTAATGACATGG ACCTCAAACTGGGTAATATCGCAGAAACCAAGCTGAGTCATGGAGACGGTCTGGCAGGCCAGCTGGAGGTGGGCAGCATCTTTACCTTCCGTGTTACCGTGCTCCAGGCCAGTGGCATCCCGCCAGAGTATGCTGACATCTTCTGCCAATTCAA TTTCCTGCATCGTCATGATGAGGCTTTTTCCACCGAGCCTCTAAAGAACGCCGGCAAAGGGGCTCCTCTGGGCTTTTACCATGTCCAGAAC ATTTCAGTTGAGGTCACTGAGTCTTTTATTGAGTACATCAAGACCAAACCCAttgtgtttgaagtgtttggCCACTACCAGCAGCACCCGCTACATCTTCATGGACAGGACCTAATCAG TCCTCCAACGCCATCGAAGAAATACTATCCCATTCCCATGCCTCTGTCAAAACCAG TTCCAGCCACCAAGCTGAACACCATCACCAAGTCCAACCTGGGTCAGTGTGTCAGCAAGTACGACCTGCTGGTCTGGTTCGAGATCAGCGAGCTGGAGCCCACTGGAGA ATACATCCCAGCTGTAGTGGATCACAGTGGAGGTCTTCCCTGCCATGGAACCTACCTCCTGCACCAG GGGATCCAGCGGAGGATCACAGTGACTCTCATCCACGAGAAGGGCAGTGAGCTGCACTGGAAGGATGTACGCGAGCTGGTTGTGG GCCGCATCAGGAGCAAGGCTGAAGTGGACGATAGCGCGGCTGATGCTGTCCTGTCCCTCAATATAATTTCTGCCAAGAACATCAAATCATCCCACAACACCAACAG GACTTTCTATCGCTTTGAGGCGGTGTGGGACAGCTCCCTGCACAACTCCCTCCTGCTTAACCGAGTCACTCCTTATGGAGAGAAGATCTACATGACCCTGTCTGCATATCTGGAG TTGGACCACTGCATCCAGCCAGCCATTATTACCAAAGACATCTGTATGGTCTTCTACTCCCGAGACGCCAAGATCTCCCCTCCTCGTTCTCTCAGGAACCTCTTTGGAAGTGGATACTCCAAAACTCCTGACTG CAACCGAGTCACTGGCATCTATGAGCTGAGCTTGTGCAAGATGTCTGACACTGGAAGCCCAG GGatgcagcggaggaggaggaaggtccTGGACACATCAGTGGCTTATGTACGCGGAGAGGAGAACCTGGCTGGGTGGAGGCCCAGAGGTGACAGCCTCATCCTGGAGCACCAGTGGGAGCTAGACAAAATGGAGCAGCTGCATGAG GTGGAGAAGACTCGTCACCTTCTCCTGCTGAGGGAGAAGCTGGGAGAGGCGCCACTGATGGGAACAGCTCCCACCACCAAGTCCCTGAGCGAGTCACTATCGCCTAGCATGAGCTCAGGCACtctgtccacctccacctctatCTCCTCACAGATCTCCAGCACCACCTTTGAAAGCGCCATTACCCCCAGTGAGAGCAGCGGCTATGACTCCGCTGACATCGAGAGTCTGGTGGATCGGGAGAAGGAGCTGGCCACTAAG tGCCTGCGCCTCCTGACGCACACCTACAACAGCGAATACAACCAGGTGGTCAACAGTATCAGTGACTGCAAG CTGTCAGACATCTCACCTATGGGGCGTGATCCATCAGTGACCAGCTTCAGCAGCGCAACTCTCACCCCATCCTCCACCTGCCCCTCTCTATCTGATTCTCGCTGTGGCTCCATGGACCAGAA GACACCAGAGAACAGCTCCCGTGCCTCCAGTCCCTCCTGCTCAGACTATGAAAACTTTCCAATGGTTCCCACTCTGGAGACGTCCTACCTTGCCCGGGCTGGAAAGAACGAGTTCCTCAACTTGGTGCCTGATATTGAAGAAATGAGGCCAGG ATCTGTTGTGTCCAAGAAGGGTTTCCTAAGCTTCATGGAGCCACGCTCCAACTCGTGGGTGAAACACTTTGTGGTTGTTCGCCGGCCCTACGTCTTCATCTACAACAGTGACAAGGATCCAGTGGAGCGAGGTGTCCTCAACCTCTCCACAGCACAAGTAGAATACAGCGAAGACCAGCAGGCCATGCTAAAG ACTCCCAACACATTTGCTGTGTGCACCAAGCATCGAGGAATCCTCCTGCAGGCCAACAACGAGAAAGACATGAACGACTGGCTGTACGCGTTTAATCCACTGCTAGCAGGAACGATAag ATCTAAGCTGGCGAGGAGGCGCAGCGGCCTGATGAAGAACTGA